CCGCACCGCGCTGCGCCAAAACCTTGACACGCTGGAGCGCGCTTTCGACAAGGAAGGCGAGCTCGGCGCGCTCGACCAATTCGAGTCGCAAGCCGTCACGCTGCTTACGAATCCCAAGACCCGCGACGCCTTCGACCTCGCCAAAGAAGACGACCGCACGCGCGACCGTTACGGGCGCAACCGCTGGGGACAACAGTTACTCCTCGCGCGCCGCCTGGTTGAGTCGGGCGTCGAGATCATCCACAGCAACCTCGACGGCCCCCTTTGCGGCACCGCCGGCAACAACTGGGACGACCATGCCGTCAACGCCCACGTCTTCAACGGCCTGCGTTACCGCTGCTGGGCCTACGACCAGGCCCTCACCGCCCTCATTGAGGACATCCACGCGCGCGGGCTCGCCAAGCGCGTCATGGTCGTCGCCACCGGCGAATTTGGGCGCACCCCGAAAATCAGCTTTGACCGGAGCACCGGCGCGCATCCCGCGAGCGGTGCTGCGGGCACGCTCCAGCCCGGCCGCGACCACTGGCCCGGCGCGTTCTCGAACCTGTGGGCCGGCGGCGGCATCACCGGCGGCGGCATCATCGGTGCCAGCGACAAGCGCGCCGAGTATCCCGCCGAGCGCCCCTGCACACCCGGCGATTTCCTCGCCACGCTCTACAATCACCTCGGCATCGATTGGGAAAACACCACGCTCAATGACTTCACAGGACGCCCGACGCACATCGTGAGCGGTGGAAGTCCGATCAAGGAGTTGTTTGCCTGAAGGGCTCGCTGGTGCAGCTCTGAGCCGTCCACGTCGCGCCTCC
This genomic stretch from Verrucomicrobiota bacterium harbors:
- a CDS encoding DUF1501 domain-containing protein, whose amino-acid sequence is RTALRQNLDTLERAFDKEGELGALDQFESQAVTLLTNPKTRDAFDLAKEDDRTRDRYGRNRWGQQLLLARRLVESGVEIIHSNLDGPLCGTAGNNWDDHAVNAHVFNGLRYRCWAYDQALTALIEDIHARGLAKRVMVVATGEFGRTPKISFDRSTGAHPASGAAGTLQPGRDHWPGAFSNLWAGGGITGGGIIGASDKRAEYPAERPCTPGDFLATLYNHLGIDWENTTLNDFTGRPTHIVSGGSPIKELFA